In Patescibacteria group bacterium, the genomic window GGCTTTGATGTGGTGGGAGCGGATATTAATGAGCAATTTTTAGCAGTTGCTAATAAAGGTTTACAGAAAGCAAAATTACCCAATATACGCTTTATAAAGAAAGATATGCGGGAATTGGATTTTAAAAATGAATTTAACGCGGTTATTAATATGTTTTATTCTTTTGGTTTTTTTGAAGATGAAACCGATAACGTAAAAGCACTCAAAAATTTTTATGCCGTATTGAAACCGGGTGGTAAATTTTTAATGCATACGCATGTTACTGTACCGAAATTCATGAAGGGATTAATAAAAACTCATGAAATCAGAACCTTAAAAACAGAAAAAAAACTTGAATTATTTAGACAGTATAATAAAGCAATTAAGCGTGAAGAAGGTCAATGGTTTTTATTGGATGGAAAAATAAAAAAGGAAGCCAGCGCTCCATACTCCATGAGAATTTATACTGACAAAGAATTTCAGACCTTATGTAAAAATGTTGGCTTTACGAAAGTTAAAATATATGGTGACTGGGATGGTACTGAATATAAAGATAAGTCTGAACTAATGATTGTAGTTGCGACAAAATAATATGATTTTAGATAAAAATAAAATTTATAAAAATTTGTTTTCTCTAAAAGACTGGGGTACTTATTACGGAAGCGACATAAATCGTATTTCTAAAAGCCTTGTCCAGGCTAATCCCGAAATCTTTGAGGAAGAAAGTAAAAATCGCGCTTTAACATTTTTTCGTCGGGTAAGCTCTCAGGTTCCAGCCTATAAAGATTTTTTGAAAAAGAATAATATTGATCCTGAAAAAATAAAAACCGCCAGTGATTTAAAGCAAGTTCCATGGATCGATAAAGAGAATTATTTAAAGCAATATCCGATGGAATCTCTTTGTTGGCATGGGAAAATGACCGCCCCTATTATTTCGGCTAGTTCTGGTTCTACAGGTAATCCATTTTTCTGGCCACGGTCTCCTGAAATAGAAAGAGAAACCACTTTTATCTATGAGCTTTTTTTAAAGGAGATATTTGAGATTAACAAATATAAAACACTTCTAATAAATGGTTTTTCACTTGGTATTTACATTGGTGGAACATTCACTCTTAACTGTTCGATGAGGATCTCGCAGAAGGCATATCCATTGACAATAATTACTCCGGGAATCAATAAAAATGAGATATTAAATTCTATTAAGAAACTACATCGGTATTTTGATCAGATAATAATAAGTGGCTACCCTCCTTTTATTAGAGATATTATTGATGATGGTCAAAAAATGGGTATCAACTGGAAAAAAATTAGATTAAAATTTTTTTTCGCCTCGGAATCTTTAAGTGAAGAATTTAGATCTTATATTTATAACAAAGTGGGTATTAGCGATAAGAGTTACTACTATTCATCAATGAATCTTTATGGTACTGCTGACGCAGCTATTATGGGTCATGAAACTCCCTTAAGTACATTTGTGAGAAGACTTTTTAGCAATAACAAAGATAAATGTAAAGAATATTTTGGAACAGATTATGTGCCGTCTCTTAATCAATATTATCCAATGTTTAAATATATAGAAATTGATAATAATGAAATTATTCTTACATCTTTTAACACAGAGATTCCTTTAGTACGTTACAATATTCATGATCGAGGAAAAGTGTTAACTTATCATAAGATAATTAAGCTCATAGAGTCATTTGGTTACACAGAAAAAAAGGCAGAAAAAATTACCGGAAGATGTTTTTGGCACTTACCTTATGTCTACTTATTTGGCAGAAGTGATTTTACAGTAACTGTTTATGGTCTTAATATTTATCCAGAAAATATTAAATTAGCTCTAGAATCAAAAGAATTAATTAGTTTAACCACGGGGAAATTTGTGTTAGAAACAGCAAATAGAGCCAGTGATCAGAGTCAATACTTATTAATTCACATAGAAATTTTGAAAGATATTCCAATTAATAAAGAATTAGAGAAAAAGTTCCGAGAAATAATTGTTAAATCTTTAAGAAAAGTCAATTTGGAATACAATCATTTATATCAGGCAATTAAGGAACGAGCTATTCCTAAAATTGACTTGAGAAAACAAGGAGACAAAACTTATTTCGCGCCGGCAATTAAACAAAAATGGGTAAAAAATTAATCAACAATAAAATACAAGATAAATTCAAGGTTTTTAGTTATCAAAAATCTCGTAATATAATTGAAAAAATCAGCAAAATAAAGGGTGTTAAAATAATTGATGAGTTTGATGAGCAGATAATTGAATTGTATAAATTTTTTAATCCGGGGGTATCTTTTAATCAAGCTCAGTATAATTTATTCAAGAAAAAATATTTTTCTAAAAGATCGTCAAAAGAGAAGGGAAGATGGATCTGGTATCCATGGAACAAAAGTCTGGTTCACCTTTTGTCGCCGAAGGATTTTCAGAGAATTCGTACTTCAAGAAATAGATATCTCATTACTGATCAGGAGCAAGAAGAATATCGAAAAGCATGTGTGGCTATTGCCGGGGTTTCTGTAGGGTCAAACATTGCGATAACACTGCGTTTACAAGGAGGCGCCCAACATCTCAAACTTTCAGATTTTGATATATTAGAACTTTCAAATACAAATCGGATAACGTTAGGAGTGCCTTATCTTGGAGAGGAGAAAATTGATATTGTTAAACAAAAAATATTAGAAATTGATCCATACACAAAGCTATCTTTATTTCCAAAGGGTTTAAATTCAAATAATATAAGACAATTTTGTCAGGGATCAGACATTGTTTTTGATGAGGTGGACAATTTACAAATTAAAGTACTTTTACGAAAATATGCCCGTAAATTTAAAAAACCGCTAATTATGCTTACTGATAATGATGACGGAGTGTTGGTTGATTATTACCCATATCATAAGAAAATAGATGTCCCATTATTTCACGGTTTACCTGATAATAAAGTACTCAATTTGATTAATGCTAAAAAACCTCCAACAAAATCAGAAATGGTTAAGCTAAGTTCTCAAGTAGTTGGTAAGCAAAATATTTCTCCGAGAATGATGAAATCTCTTAAAGCGGTAGGCAAGACACTTGTATCATGGCCTCAATTAGGTACTGCGGCTATTTTTTCCGGTGTTATTGGTGCTTATATGACCCGGATGATTATTAATGGGTATGATTTTCGCTTTCGCCGGCGATTGATTCGTTTAAATGATCAACTTATATGAATATATTATTCACTATTTTCACAGCAACATTAGGCATTATTATAGGTTATCTCGTTATTAAACAAAACCCACGAAACGCCATGCATTTGGCATTTATGGTATTTTGTGTTTCTTTAGCATTTTGGGCAGTTGCCAATTATTTTTCAATTTCAACTCAAGAAGTTTCAAACATTCTTTTTTGGATGAGAGCTGTAATGATTTTCGCTGTAATTATTTGTATTTCATTTTTTTTATTTATTCATACATTTCCTAAGTCGAAGATTAATCTTCAAAAGAAATATCTCTTTCCTTTGTTATTAGCTGGAGTTCTAACTTGTATTGTGTCCTTTTCGCCTCTACTTTTTTCTGAAGTAACATTTGACGAACAAGGAAATAGATCACCAGTAGTTAAACCCGGTATGTTATTATTTCTTATTGTAGCCGTTGGTTCCTTACTTTCAGCATTTATTATTCTAATTAAAAAAGTTAAACGTTCCACTGGTATTACTAAGATGCAGCTGCGATTTATTCTTGCTGGTACTTTTATTATGTTTTTTTGCATCCTTTTATTTAATTTGGTTTTACCAGTAATATTTAAGATTTCCACTTTTGTTAATGCGGCTCCATTTTTTATATTACCTTTTATTCTAGCAGTTTTTTATGCTATCACCCGCCATCGTCTCATGGACATCCGCCTGGTGGTCAAGCGCACTGCCATCTATGCTTCCACCGTTATTTTCCTCCTTCTCCTCGCCCTCGGTCTTTATTGGCTGGAAATGACTTATTTTAAGGAAATCATTCCTCCGGGTGTTTGGGGGCCAATTGTCCTTTTGCTCGGCTTAATCCTCTTTGAGCCATTAAAGAATTACCTAGAAAGAATTGCCAACAAATACTTCTTTGCCAGTATTTACAACTACCAAGCTACTCTGGAAAAACTGGCCCAGGAACTGACTTATTCTATTGATTTAGACCAAATTATTGATTCTATTGTTAAAACCATCCGGGATACCATGAAACTGGACCGGACTGGTGTTTTATTATTTGACCAAGAAACCCATAATTACCAGGTGAAAAGTAATATTGGCTTTTCCGTGGCTAACGGTATTTCTCTAGTCAGAAACAACTTTCTTACCAATTACCTTTTAGAAAAAAGAAAACCAGTTATTTACCAGGAACTGGAGTCTTTAAAAAGTAATCAGGGTGAAAAGTCGGAAATTGGTAAATTAAAGGCTAATATGAAAAGAATTGAAGCGGCCTTGTGTCTGCCTTTGATTATTAAAAATAAATTGATCGGTATCATTGTTTTGGGCGAGAAAATATCTAAGGACGCCTACACTAAAGAAGATCTACAGCTTCTTGATTCTCTAACCAACCAAGCCTCTATCGCTTTAGAAAACGCCCGGTTGTACCAGCAGGTGCAGGACTTTACCAAAACTCTTCAGCAGAAAGTGGATGAGCAAACCCGGGATATTAAGCAAAAGAATGTTGATCTTAAAAAAATGGCCAAAGAAGTAAAAGAGAAAAATGTCCACTTGGAGAAAGTTCTTAAAATTCAGTCGGAGTTTTTGGATATTTCTTCGCATCAACTCCGGACCCCGGTCTCGGTCATTAAAGGAGTATCTTCAATGCTGGCTCAGGGTGAGATGGAGAAGTTGCCTCCAGAAAAAAAGAAAGAATTCTACCAAAGTGTTTATGATAAAAGCGTGAAATTGGAGAAAATTATCAATGATATCTTAAGGGCTTCGGAGTTTGACGCGGTTAAATTTAGTTTAGACGATAAAACAGCTCTAATTTCACCGGAAGAAGTGATTGAGGAAGCGGTTAAAGAAGCAGAGTTGGAAGCGAAACAGAGAAAAATAAATTTAATCTGGCAAAAACCGGTTTCTCCCTTGCCGAAAATTTATGCGAAAAAAAAGTATTTAGTGGAAGCGATAGGTAATCTTTTGTCGAACGCCCTGAAATATACCCCTTCTCTTGTCCAAGTTAAGGAAGCCCGGAGTAAAAGAAGAAAAAAAGGCGTAGTTATGGTTGAGGCGGAAAAAGAGAAAGATAATATTCTGATTAAGGTTTCTGACAACGGTATTGGTATTCCCAAGAAAGAAATAAGTAAGCTTTTTACTAAGTTTGCTCGGGCCGAAAATGCTACGGATATGTACACAGACGGCAGCGGGCTGGGGCTTTTTATTGTTAAAGAAATTGTAAGTGGCCACCAGGGCCAGGTCTGGCTCGAAAGCAAGTTGGGCAAAGGCACCACTTTTTACATTAGTTTGCCGATTGCTAAAAAATAAAAATAACCTTAATTTAAAAGATAAGAAATCATAAAGAGAATAAAAAAAATGGGAAAAAAACCTAAAATCTTACTAATTGAAGATGACCGAGACCAAATCAAGATGTATCAGTTTAAGTTTGAGAAGGAGGGCTTTATTTTTCTGGCTGGCCGAAGTGGAGAAGAGGGGATTAAAATAGCCAAAGAACAAAATCCGGATCTTATTCTTCTTGATTTGGTTCTAATTAACGAAAACGGAATAAAAGTTTTAGAAAAATTGAAAAAGGATAAAGCCCTGAAAGACATCCCGGTTATAATGCTGACCAATCTGGCTAAAAATTCCATGAAAGAAAAAAGCAAAGAATCCGGCGCCACAGATTTTTTAGTTAAAACCCAGATTGATCCCTCTGAATTGATAAAAAAAGTTAAACAGATAATTAGTGAAAGTGGCTAAGTATAAGCCGAATACTTTTTATCCCTGTACCAAAAATCCGGCCTGCTAAAATATTGGTTCTATAATCTAATTTTAATTAAAAAAAATGGCTATAGCTTCTCAAGAATTAGGAAAAGACTTTGAACAGGAGGAAAGAAAAATGCTTCTCCAGGAAACTTCTCCTGAGGTTTTTGATACAGAAAAACTTTCTAAATTTGCTGAGGAAGAGCTTAAATTGAAAGAAATAAAAAAAGCAACCAAAGGTTTACTTGAAAAATATGTGGTAGAATATGGCTCGGAAGAAAAATCTTATTATCTTTCCAATAATTCCAATCATGATATGGAAAGAGTCTATCAAGATATGCTTTCTATTTATGAACAAATGCCAAAAGGGTCAGTACCAAGACCAGTTGAATATTTAGGTGATTCCCAATCAGTTTTTTACGAAGAGG contains:
- a CDS encoding class I SAM-dependent methyltransferase — encoded protein: MEYKIKKDWWKSQGGYFNNIYLEGDNSSEGFLNSPLDLDNRTKKESEGVQRLCCLNKGDKILDCPSGYGRHSLTLAAMGFDVVGADINEQFLAVANKGLQKAKLPNIRFIKKDMRELDFKNEFNAVINMFYSFGFFEDETDNVKALKNFYAVLKPGGKFLMHTHVTVPKFMKGLIKTHEIRTLKTEKKLELFRQYNKAIKREEGQWFLLDGKIKKEASAPYSMRIYTDKEFQTLCKNVGFTKVKIYGDWDGTEYKDKSELMIVVATK
- a CDS encoding ThiF family adenylyltransferase, giving the protein MGKKLINNKIQDKFKVFSYQKSRNIIEKISKIKGVKIIDEFDEQIIELYKFFNPGVSFNQAQYNLFKKKYFSKRSSKEKGRWIWYPWNKSLVHLLSPKDFQRIRTSRNRYLITDQEQEEYRKACVAIAGVSVGSNIAITLRLQGGAQHLKLSDFDILELSNTNRITLGVPYLGEEKIDIVKQKILEIDPYTKLSLFPKGLNSNNIRQFCQGSDIVFDEVDNLQIKVLLRKYARKFKKPLIMLTDNDDGVLVDYYPYHKKIDVPLFHGLPDNKVLNLINAKKPPTKSEMVKLSSQVVGKQNISPRMMKSLKAVGKTLVSWPQLGTAAIFSGVIGAYMTRMIINGYDFRFRRRLIRLNDQLI
- a CDS encoding ATP-binding protein gives rise to the protein MNILFTIFTATLGIIIGYLVIKQNPRNAMHLAFMVFCVSLAFWAVANYFSISTQEVSNILFWMRAVMIFAVIICISFFLFIHTFPKSKINLQKKYLFPLLLAGVLTCIVSFSPLLFSEVTFDEQGNRSPVVKPGMLLFLIVAVGSLLSAFIILIKKVKRSTGITKMQLRFILAGTFIMFFCILLFNLVLPVIFKISTFVNAAPFFILPFILAVFYAITRHRLMDIRLVVKRTAIYASTVIFLLLLALGLYWLEMTYFKEIIPPGVWGPIVLLLGLILFEPLKNYLERIANKYFFASIYNYQATLEKLAQELTYSIDLDQIIDSIVKTIRDTMKLDRTGVLLFDQETHNYQVKSNIGFSVANGISLVRNNFLTNYLLEKRKPVIYQELESLKSNQGEKSEIGKLKANMKRIEAALCLPLIIKNKLIGIIVLGEKISKDAYTKEDLQLLDSLTNQASIALENARLYQQVQDFTKTLQQKVDEQTRDIKQKNVDLKKMAKEVKEKNVHLEKVLKIQSEFLDISSHQLRTPVSVIKGVSSMLAQGEMEKLPPEKKKEFYQSVYDKSVKLEKIINDILRASEFDAVKFSLDDKTALISPEEVIEEAVKEAELEAKQRKINLIWQKPVSPLPKIYAKKKYLVEAIGNLLSNALKYTPSLVQVKEARSKRRKKGVVMVEAEKEKDNILIKVSDNGIGIPKKEISKLFTKFARAENATDMYTDGSGLGLFIVKEIVSGHQGQVWLESKLGKGTTFYISLPIAKK
- a CDS encoding response regulator, whose translation is MGKKPKILLIEDDRDQIKMYQFKFEKEGFIFLAGRSGEEGIKIAKEQNPDLILLDLVLINENGIKVLEKLKKDKALKDIPVIMLTNLAKNSMKEKSKESGATDFLVKTQIDPSELIKKVKQIISESG